One segment of Mastomys coucha isolate ucsf_1 unplaced genomic scaffold, UCSF_Mcou_1 pScaffold23, whole genome shotgun sequence DNA contains the following:
- the Idh3a gene encoding isocitrate dehydrogenase [NAD] subunit alpha, mitochondrial isoform X1 → MRPGVAAVAAVREVDAMAGSAWVSKVSRLLGAFHNTKQVTRGFAGGVQTVTLIPGDGIGPEISASVMKIFDAAKAPVQWEERNVTAIQGPGGKWMIPPEAKESMDKNKMGLKGPLKTPIAAGHPSMNLLLRKTFDLYANVRPCVSIEGYKTPYTDVNIVTIRENTEGEYSGIEHVIVDGVVQSIKLITEEASKRIAEFAFEYARNNHRSNVTAVHKANIMRMSDGLFLQKCREVAENCKDIKFNEMYLDTVCLNMVQDPSQFDVLVMPNLYGDILSDLCAGLIGGLGVTPSGNIGANGVAIFESVHGTAPDIAGKDMANPTALLLSAVMMLRHMGLFDHAAKIETACFATIKDGKSLTKDLGGNAKCSDFTEEICRRVKDLD, encoded by the exons ATGCGCCCTGGTGTTGCCGCTGTCGCCGCGGTGAGGGAAGTGGACGCGATGGCCGGGTCCGCGTGGGTGTCCAAG GTCTCTCGGCTGCTGGGTGCTTTCCACAACACAAAACAGGTGACAAGAGGTTTTGCTGGTGGT GTTCAGACAGTCACTTTAATTCCTGGAGATGGAATTGGCCCAGAAATTTCAGCCTCAGTTATGAAGATTTTTGATGCTGCCAAA GCACCTGTTCAGTGGGAGGAGCGCAATGTCACAGCGATTCAAGGACCAGGAGGAAAGTGGATGATCCCTCCAGAAGCCAAGGAGTCCATGGATAAGAACAAGATGGGCTTGAAAG GCCCACTAAAGACCCCAATAGCAGCTGGCCATCCATCCATGAATCTGTTGCTTCGTAAGACATTTGACCTTTATGCCAATGTCCGGCCATGTGTCTCAATTGAAGGTTATAAAACCCCTTACACGGATGTAAATATTGTCACCATCCGAGAGAACACGGAGGGAGAATACAGTGGAATTGAACATGTG ATTGTTGATGGGGTTGTGCAGAGCATCAAGCTCATCACTGAAGAAGCAAGCAAGCGCATCGCCGAGTTTGCCTTTGAGTATGCTCGGAACAACCACCGGAGCAACGTCACAGCTGTGCACAAAGCCAACATCAT GAGGATGTCAGATGGGCTCTTTCTGCAAAAATGCAGGGAAGTTGCGGAAAACTGTAAAGATATTAAATTTAATGAGATGTACCTTGATACTGTATGTTTAAAT ATGGTACAAGACCCATCCCAGTTCGATGTTCTTGTCATGCCAAATTTATATGGAGATATCCTTAG CGACCTGTGTGCAGGGCTGATTGGGGGTCTTGGTGTGACTCCAAGCGGCAATATTGGAGCCAATGGTGTTGCCATCTTTGAATCG GTTCACGGAACAGCCCCGGACATTGCAGGCAAGGACATGGCCAATCCCACGGCCCTCCTGCTTAGCGCTGTGATGATGCTGCGTCACATGGGACTTTTTGACCATGCAGCAAAAATTGAGACTGCGTGTTTTGCTACAATTAAGGATGGAAAG agCTTAACAAAAGATCTGGGAGGCAATGCGAAGTGCTCTGATTTCACAGAAGAAATCTGTCGCAGAGTAAAAGACTTAGATTAG
- the Idh3a gene encoding isocitrate dehydrogenase [NAD] subunit alpha, mitochondrial isoform X2 — protein MRPGVAAVAAVREVDAMAGSAWVSKVSRLLGAFHNTKQVQTVTLIPGDGIGPEISASVMKIFDAAKAPVQWEERNVTAIQGPGGKWMIPPEAKESMDKNKMGLKGPLKTPIAAGHPSMNLLLRKTFDLYANVRPCVSIEGYKTPYTDVNIVTIRENTEGEYSGIEHVIVDGVVQSIKLITEEASKRIAEFAFEYARNNHRSNVTAVHKANIMRMSDGLFLQKCREVAENCKDIKFNEMYLDTVCLNMVQDPSQFDVLVMPNLYGDILSDLCAGLIGGLGVTPSGNIGANGVAIFESVHGTAPDIAGKDMANPTALLLSAVMMLRHMGLFDHAAKIETACFATIKDGKSLTKDLGGNAKCSDFTEEICRRVKDLD, from the exons ATGCGCCCTGGTGTTGCCGCTGTCGCCGCGGTGAGGGAAGTGGACGCGATGGCCGGGTCCGCGTGGGTGTCCAAG GTCTCTCGGCTGCTGGGTGCTTTCCACAACACAAAACAG GTTCAGACAGTCACTTTAATTCCTGGAGATGGAATTGGCCCAGAAATTTCAGCCTCAGTTATGAAGATTTTTGATGCTGCCAAA GCACCTGTTCAGTGGGAGGAGCGCAATGTCACAGCGATTCAAGGACCAGGAGGAAAGTGGATGATCCCTCCAGAAGCCAAGGAGTCCATGGATAAGAACAAGATGGGCTTGAAAG GCCCACTAAAGACCCCAATAGCAGCTGGCCATCCATCCATGAATCTGTTGCTTCGTAAGACATTTGACCTTTATGCCAATGTCCGGCCATGTGTCTCAATTGAAGGTTATAAAACCCCTTACACGGATGTAAATATTGTCACCATCCGAGAGAACACGGAGGGAGAATACAGTGGAATTGAACATGTG ATTGTTGATGGGGTTGTGCAGAGCATCAAGCTCATCACTGAAGAAGCAAGCAAGCGCATCGCCGAGTTTGCCTTTGAGTATGCTCGGAACAACCACCGGAGCAACGTCACAGCTGTGCACAAAGCCAACATCAT GAGGATGTCAGATGGGCTCTTTCTGCAAAAATGCAGGGAAGTTGCGGAAAACTGTAAAGATATTAAATTTAATGAGATGTACCTTGATACTGTATGTTTAAAT ATGGTACAAGACCCATCCCAGTTCGATGTTCTTGTCATGCCAAATTTATATGGAGATATCCTTAG CGACCTGTGTGCAGGGCTGATTGGGGGTCTTGGTGTGACTCCAAGCGGCAATATTGGAGCCAATGGTGTTGCCATCTTTGAATCG GTTCACGGAACAGCCCCGGACATTGCAGGCAAGGACATGGCCAATCCCACGGCCCTCCTGCTTAGCGCTGTGATGATGCTGCGTCACATGGGACTTTTTGACCATGCAGCAAAAATTGAGACTGCGTGTTTTGCTACAATTAAGGATGGAAAG agCTTAACAAAAGATCTGGGAGGCAATGCGAAGTGCTCTGATTTCACAGAAGAAATCTGTCGCAGAGTAAAAGACTTAGATTAG
- the Idh3a gene encoding isocitrate dehydrogenase [NAD] subunit alpha, mitochondrial isoform X3, whose amino-acid sequence MKIFDAAKAPVQWEERNVTAIQGPGGKWMIPPEAKESMDKNKMGLKGPLKTPIAAGHPSMNLLLRKTFDLYANVRPCVSIEGYKTPYTDVNIVTIRENTEGEYSGIEHVIVDGVVQSIKLITEEASKRIAEFAFEYARNNHRSNVTAVHKANIMRMSDGLFLQKCREVAENCKDIKFNEMYLDTVCLNMVQDPSQFDVLVMPNLYGDILSDLCAGLIGGLGVTPSGNIGANGVAIFESVHGTAPDIAGKDMANPTALLLSAVMMLRHMGLFDHAAKIETACFATIKDGKSLTKDLGGNAKCSDFTEEICRRVKDLD is encoded by the exons ATGAAGATTTTTGATGCTGCCAAA GCACCTGTTCAGTGGGAGGAGCGCAATGTCACAGCGATTCAAGGACCAGGAGGAAAGTGGATGATCCCTCCAGAAGCCAAGGAGTCCATGGATAAGAACAAGATGGGCTTGAAAG GCCCACTAAAGACCCCAATAGCAGCTGGCCATCCATCCATGAATCTGTTGCTTCGTAAGACATTTGACCTTTATGCCAATGTCCGGCCATGTGTCTCAATTGAAGGTTATAAAACCCCTTACACGGATGTAAATATTGTCACCATCCGAGAGAACACGGAGGGAGAATACAGTGGAATTGAACATGTG ATTGTTGATGGGGTTGTGCAGAGCATCAAGCTCATCACTGAAGAAGCAAGCAAGCGCATCGCCGAGTTTGCCTTTGAGTATGCTCGGAACAACCACCGGAGCAACGTCACAGCTGTGCACAAAGCCAACATCAT GAGGATGTCAGATGGGCTCTTTCTGCAAAAATGCAGGGAAGTTGCGGAAAACTGTAAAGATATTAAATTTAATGAGATGTACCTTGATACTGTATGTTTAAAT ATGGTACAAGACCCATCCCAGTTCGATGTTCTTGTCATGCCAAATTTATATGGAGATATCCTTAG CGACCTGTGTGCAGGGCTGATTGGGGGTCTTGGTGTGACTCCAAGCGGCAATATTGGAGCCAATGGTGTTGCCATCTTTGAATCG GTTCACGGAACAGCCCCGGACATTGCAGGCAAGGACATGGCCAATCCCACGGCCCTCCTGCTTAGCGCTGTGATGATGCTGCGTCACATGGGACTTTTTGACCATGCAGCAAAAATTGAGACTGCGTGTTTTGCTACAATTAAGGATGGAAAG agCTTAACAAAAGATCTGGGAGGCAATGCGAAGTGCTCTGATTTCACAGAAGAAATCTGTCGCAGAGTAAAAGACTTAGATTAG